In Panthera leo isolate Ple1 chromosome B3, P.leo_Ple1_pat1.1, whole genome shotgun sequence, a single genomic region encodes these proteins:
- the NFKBIA gene encoding NF-kappa-B inhibitor alpha — translation MFQAAEHAQDWAMEGPRDALKKERLLDDRHDSGLDSMKDEEYEQMVKELREIRLEPQEAPRGTEPWKQQLTEDGDSFLHLAIIHEEKALTMEVVRQVKGDLAFLNFQNNLQQTPLHLAVITNQPEIAEALLEAGCDPELRDFRGNTPLHLACEQGCLASVGVLTQTCRTQHLYSILQATNYNGHTCLHLASIHGYLGIVELLVSLGADVNAQEPCNGRTALHLAVDLQNSDLVSLLLKCGADVNRVTYQGYSPYQLTWGRPSTRIQQQLGQLTLENLQMLPESEDEESYDTESEFTEDELPYDDCVLGGQRLTL, via the exons ATGTTTCAAGCCGCCGAGCACGCCCAGGACTGGGCTATGGAGGGTCCCCGGGACGCGCTCAAAAAAGAGCGGCTGCTGGACGACCGCCACGACAGCGGCCTGGACTCCATGAAGGACGAGGAGTACGAGCAGATGGTGAAGGAGCTGCGGGAGATCCGGCTTGAGCCCCAGGAGGCGCCGCGCGGCACCGAGCCCTGGAAGCAGCAGCTCACCGAGGACGGAGACTC GTTCCTGCACTTGGCCATCATCCATGAAGAGAAGGCATTGACCATGGAAGTAGTCCGCCAAGTGAAAGGAGACCTGGCCTTCCTCAATTTCCAGAACAACCTGCAGCAG ACTCCACTCCACTTGGCTGTGATCACCAACCAACCAGAAATTGCTGAGGCACTTCTGGAAGCTGGCTGTGATCCTGAGCTCCGAGACTTTCGAGGAAATACCCCCCTACACCTCGCCTGTGAGCAAGGCTGCCTGGCCAGTGTGGGAGTCCTGACTCAGACCTGCAGGACCCAGCACCTCTACTCCATCCTGCAGGCCACCAACTACAATG GTCACACATGTCTACACTTAGCCTCTATCCATGGCTACCTGGGCATCGTGGAGCTTTTGGTGTCTTTGGGTGCTGATGTCAATGCTCAG GAGCCCTGTAATGGCCGAACCGCCCTCCATCTTGCAGTGGACCTGCAGAATTCCGACCTCGTGTCGCTTTTGTTGAAGTGCGGGGCTGATGTCAACAGAGTCACCTACCAAGGCTACTCCCCGTACCAGCTCACCTGGGGTCGCCCAAGTACACGGATACAGCAGCAGCTGGGCCAGCTGACCCTAGAAAACCTTCAGATGCTGCCAGAGAGCGAGGATGAGGAGAGCTATGACACGGAGTCAGAGTTCACAGAGGACGAG CTGCCCTATGATGACTGTGTGCTTGGAGGCCAACGCCTGACGTTATGA